A genome region from Anastrepha obliqua isolate idAnaObli1 chromosome 4, idAnaObli1_1.0, whole genome shotgun sequence includes the following:
- the LOC129246374 gene encoding uncharacterized protein LOC129246374 isoform X2, whose translation MDNKTIQLDFKLLVAQSLNLLDSLDAASQRDALHYLLRTLKCKYPEVCEQATRSLFPYIADEFASSTKTTNKKQLQLQLLLTAKKEEIKTEDEGSTDLNQNFEKILCKEELMCLDEDDEDLDGDADMDADVAGNDANAENSSSNNRRLHYSNVRVQKQDPLDLIPSSIIDTQHLTKAKYRASYQHPNVSSSARIGVDDSNNSWDAMAACDQVKKFSRLHNKNNNHNHPRLLSEKLVFRTGEQNTRVSKAEDDYFFYPDNEWTIHYHHSTGEFSVRAYKKLFRFRLQTALSEEHKPFLKQFYKNFIVSGQLMGTRPPPHVLQALREQRREEWQQMQQRKLAVAAAAATVNAHRRRLLPAIALDSELESESESQMSSVAPQDTLKFEDIIDEGEGAERLMHGMEMGPDIEDVLGSGSSVSGSGHSNSSNGGATTDLPESVSTMVTTTNNTNTVSLVGGESMASSSLGSISNHLQQHNQQQQQGSNSLVLNGLTASNNISNLSYNSQQLANIVGDLPSLNPKEQKQQQLQCINTQNEPRCRLLINQQQNFSKQYLQGHTDQHPSSLPFPILNEVARENVAAVSAVDNVNNCNIIINTHGDKNGPMILPALNNSSNSSGSVGDPGVDTSAMKPTTESLHNNVLNTNQSHFLAHQQQQEQQRLILHNQKQDTPQQQQAHQPQQQHNLNANLQQQQTNPLTLLGGMAENAQQQLQQQQQEQLQLQQQRMQQQSSATATFINSIDNILEGSSLPAVVQQKQPQQHFNSELLAHSPSLQEQGPQQTTLTAQSQMQLQQQRLQHTLPMLHMHQQHTDALQQQQQQLQQQLQLQQQQQIASTSSGCAVTTPPPASAMALTSALSACATPSSVMTGISATASTSGSISSNSLNVSLGLDENDLSHDEDDDLDDHDLDDMEPKQQLIDGGSSSSTSLQAPPGSVGGSGVAGTGAGVKKAKPCYQCLQCPKSYRKRKSLLDHYKIHPGFCHDCGQPNGTSLEEIIHHNRTIHAKEFPFVCNTCGESYSRRQQFHAHVESHSRKEFKTYSCTECGQKFPHKKLHQQHLDTTGHKADGAICEVCGADFLSKNALYQHIIRVHKKDNFFECHICQNRFTLKANLERHVQLHTEVKRTYVCDICGSSYFTYPALKDHYSNAHTDASECKCTLCGKRFGSVKSLQRHLPSHSEERPHCCCYCDQTFKWKTHLVRHKQTVHGNQPSPKKVKRFAKDEEMTSTPDMPGPPPAKITKKSNASKPKQQQQTQQQNPQQQQLQRGVSSVSTPPPLSTTPGTSQQDPFNASMISNSSSQSSTASASASQHSLSTNESQQNSMYTQNFSAEKLIGHQTQQQQQQQQQQPQQALAQVPTQHCNPAVAVAAQHAQQQQLQQQQLQQQRPTPPPAQQQHQRRTPNTPNNGTPDGTGSSGNPSIGVGVGVGGSSNLPGNNLMSRLNNFGPPSGAGVGNVTGGPEFHFDPNHGASSGSSTANAYQQHQLINQYQQQHHQQQQAAASVAVVQQQQQHMRSHTPQSPHQPHPQQQQQHFTSPHHMPATQQQLHHHQQMLHHQHQMQQQQQQQHRHNQQRSPHHHATPTQQLQQQHHQPSHSPQRGRLQSPQPQPSQMQHQQQQQQQQQQQQLQQQQQYALQQQANEPAWANIGFNTNSIGVVNTQQSQPQQQQPPSQPQQGVVGGSPSSELKDNPTKFYIVDAPDFLGLPMNVGSNGGATGAPTPNSLSQQQQQQQQQPSVGSGGGVKQQESPISGELINFPNMWPTAGPTTSQMMFGGSTQQQQQQQQQQQSQQQPQNSAQPGQGGAVSVSGVGVSIGGADPHNYNNIGSILTNLIETNPPQMEYNFDLMQPGASQMGVSQSQQQHQQNSLSAHQQQQQQQQQQPQHAHSAHQHQPHPHQHQQHHSAAAAAAAGNYGAAGLIRHTSIYGSPSGASLYDTSAAAAAAAHHHHHLPSHHPSLADLSEQHQKNSFQPYHPHTASHSLSGHHPLAPTAHHPLAPHLLPPPPPHASIYDRGVGGGGYPAMLMGSGGGGAGGEEQKTVLPPISDYMHHIQQQQQQLQSQHPQQSDLVYYPVKND comes from the exons GTAGCGCAGTCGTTAAATCTGCTCGACAGTCTCGATGCAGCATCACAACGTGATGCTCTTCATTACCTATTGCGTACGCTGAAATGTAAATATCCCGAGGTTTGCGAACAGGCGACGAGGTCTCTTTTTCCGTATATCGCCGATGAGTTTGCCAGCTCCACAAAAACGACTAACAAGAAACAGTTGCAACTGCAACTGTTGCTCACTGCCAAAAAGGAAGAGATTAAAACTGAGGATGAAGGTTCTACCGATCTGAATCAGAATTTTGAGAAAATCCTTTGCAAAGAGGAGCTCATGTGCCTCGATGAGGATGACGAAGATTTGGATGGTGATGCTGACATGGACGCTGATGTTGCAGGCAATGATGCTAACGCAGAAAACTCGTCTTCCAACAATAGACGCTTACATTACAGCAATGTGCGCGTTCAAAAACAAGATCCGCTGGATCTTATACCTTCGTCCATTATCGATACGCAACACTTGACAAAGGCAAAATATCGTGCTTCCTATCAGCACCCAAACGTAAGTAGCAGTGCACGTATTGGGGTTGACGACAGTAATAATAGTTGGGATGCGATGGCTGCGTGTGATCAAGTGAAAAAATTCTCGCGCCTCCATAATAAGAACAATAATCACAATCATCCGAGGTTGCTTAGTGAAAAGCTCGTTTTCCGTACTGGTGAACAAAATACTCGAGTTTCAAAAGCCGAAGATGATTACTTTTTCTATCCGGACAATGAGTGGACCATACATTATCATCACAGTACGGGCGAATTCAGTGTGCGGGCCTACAAGAAACTCTTTCGTTTTCGTTTGCAGACAGCCCTAAGTGAAGAGCATAAACCCTTCTTAAAGCAATTCTATAAGAATTTCATTGTGTCGGGTCAGCTGATGGGCACAAGGCCACCACCTCATGTACTACAGGCACTACGTGAGCAACGTCGGGAAGAATGGCAACAGATGCAACAACGCAAATTGGCCGTTGCAGCTGCTGCAGCTACTGTGAATGCGCATAGGCGCCGTCTTTTACCAGCGATCGCCTTGGACTCGGAGCTGGAGTCCGAATCTGAGTCGCAAATGTCGTCGGTAGCACCGCAAGATACCTTGAAATTCGAGGATATCATTGATGAGGGTGAGGGCGCTGAACGTCTAATGCATGGCATGGAAATGGGGCCGGATATCGAAGATGTGTTGGGCAGTGGCAGCAGCGTCAGCGGTAGTGGTCATAGCAATAGTAGTAATGGCGGTGCTACCACAGATTTGCCAGAAAGTGTGTCGACGATGGTGACAACGACAAACAACACAAACACAGTTTCATTAGTGGGTGGTGAGAGCATGGCAAGTTCAAGTTTGGGCAGTATCAGCAACCATTTGCAACAACAtaatcaacagcaacaacaagg AAGCAACAGCCTTGTGTTAAATGGCCTTACAGCAAGCAATAATATAAGTAATCTTAGCTACAACAGTCAGCAATTAGCAAATATTGTCGGTGATCTTCCGAGTTTGAATCCTAAGGAACAGAAACAGCAGCAGCTGCAGTGCATTAATACTCAGAACGAGCCACGATGTCGACTGTTGATAAATCAACAGCAAAACTTTTCCAAGCAATACCTGCAAGGACACACCGATCAACACCCGAGTTCACTACCTTTTCCGATACTTAACGAGGTGGCGCGAGAAAATGTTGCAGCTGTGTCTGCCGTGGATAATGTGAATAATTGTAATATCATTATCAACACACATGGCGACAAAAATGGTCCCATGATATTGCCAGCGTTAAATAACAGTAGTAATAGTAGTGGCAGTGTTGGGGACCCTGGAGTTGACACTTCGGCGATGAAACCAACAACCGAAAGTCTCCATAACAATGTGTTAAATACGAATCAGTCCCATTTTCTtgcacaccaacaacaacaagagcaacaGAGGCTAATATTGCATAATCAAAAACAAGATACTCCACAGCAGCAGCAGGCACACCAGCCGCAGCAACAACATAACCTTAATGCGAacttgcagcaacaacaaacgaaTCCTTTAACATTGTTGGGTGGCATGGCCGAGAACGCACAACAACAattgcagcagcaacagcaggaaCAACTTCAGTTGCAACAACAGCGCATGCAGCAGCAGAGCTCCGCAACAGCTACGTTTATAAACAGTATTGACAATATACTCGAGGGTAGCAGTTTGCCCGCTGTGGTGCAACAGAAGCAGCCGCAACAACATTTCAATTCGGAGTTGCTGGCGCATTCACCTTCACTGCAGGAACAGGGTCCGCAGCAAACCACATTGACAGCACAATCGCAAAtgcagctgcaacaacaacgacTGCAACACACTCTGCCAATGTTGCATATGCATCAGCAGCATACGGACgcgctgcaacaacaacaacaacaactgcagcaACAGCTGCaactgcaacagcaacagcaaatcgCCAGTACGTCTTCCGGTTGTGCCGTAACCACACCACCACCGGCATCGGCAATGGCATTGACTAGTGCACTCTCAGCATGCGCGACACCCAGCAGTGTTATGACTGGTATTTCCGCAACTGCGTCTACTTCAGGCTCAATCTCATCGAACTCTTTGAATGTGTCATTAGGTCTGGACGAAAATGACTTGTCGCACGATGAGGATGATGACCTAGACGATCATGATTTGGATGACATGGAACCGAAGCAACAGCTTATTGATGGTGGTAGTAGCAGTAGTACCTCTCTGCAAGCACCGCCTGGTAGTGTAGGGGGTAGCGGCGTTGCTGGCACTGGTGCGGGGGTGAAAAAGGCCAAACCATGCTATCAGTGCTTGCAGTGTCCAAAGTCGTACCGCAAACGCAAATCATTGTTGGACCATTATAAAATTCATCCAGGCTTCTGCCATGATTGTGGACAACCGAATGGTACATCATTGGAG GAAATAATTCATCACAATCGTACAATACACGCCAAGGAGTTTCCATTCGTCTGTAACACATGTGGCGAATCCTATTCGCGTCGTCAACAATTCCATGCCCATGTTGAATCTCACAGCAGAAAAGAATTCAAAA CCTATTCTTGCACCGAATGTGGACAAAAGTTTCCGCACAAGAAACTGCATCAACAGCACTTGGACACGACGGGTCACAAGGCGGACGGAGCAATTTGTGAAGTTTGTGGCGCAGATTTTCTCTCGAAGAATGCACTTTATCAGCATATAATACGTGTCCACAAAAAAGATAACTTTTTCGAGTGCCACATTTGTCAGAATCGTTTTACTTTGAAAGCGAATTTGGAGCGCCATGTACAGCTACACACGGAAGTGAAACGAACATACGTTTGCGATATATGTGGCTCGTCGTATTTTACATATCCGGCACTGAAAGATCATTACAGCAACGCGCACACCGATGCATCGGAATGTAAGTGTACTTTATGTGGCAAACGTTTCGGTTCAGTGAAGTCACTGCAGCGACATTTGCCATCACATTCGGAGGAGCGGCCGCACTGCTGTTGTTACTGTGATCAG ACTTTCAAGTGGAAAACTCATTTGGTGCGCCATAAGCAAACCGTCCACGGCAATCAACCATCACCGAAGAAAGTTAAACGTTTCGCCAAGGATGAAG AAATGACATCTACGCCAGATATGCCGGGTCCTCCACCtgcgaaaattacaaaaaagtcaAATGCGAGTAAaccaaagcagcagcagcagacgCAGCAACAAAATCCCCAACAACAGCAATTACAAAGAGGTGTGAGCAGTGTTTCTACACCGCCGCCCCTGTCCACCACACCAGGCACATCACAGCAGGATCCATTCAATGCATCGATGATTAGCAACAGTAGTTCTCAATCTTCGACAGCGTCAGCATCGGCGTCACAGCATTCGCTGTCCACCAATGAATCTCAGCAGAATTCCATGTATACTCAAAATTTTAGCGCCGAAAAGTTAATCGGGCATcagacacaacaacaacaacaacaacagcagcaacagccacAACAAGCATTGGCTCAGGTGCCAACACAACATTGTAATCCAGCAGTAGCAGTAGCAGCTCAACAtgcgcagcaacaacaacttcagCAACAGCAACTACAACAGCAAAGGCCAACGCCGCCACCAGCGCAGCAGCAACATCAACGTCGCACGCCCAATACGCCTAATAATGGTACACCGGATGGAACTGGCAGCAGCGGTAACCCCAGCATCGGCGTCGGGGTCGGGGTCGGTGGCAGTAGTAATTTGCCCGGCAATAATCTTATGTCGCGGCTGAATAACTTTGGTCCACCTAGCGGAGCTGGTGTCGGTAACGTAACGGGTGGGCCAGAGTTTCACTTCGACCCCAATCATGGTGCATCTAGCGGTTCAAGCACCGCTAACGCATACCAACAACATCAACTTATTAATCAATATCAGCAGCAGcaccaccaacaacagcaaGCTGCAGCATCAGTGGCTGTAgtacaacagcagcagcagcatatgCGCAGCCATACTCCACAAAGCCCGCACCAACCGCAtcctcagcagcagcagcaacatttTACGTCTCCGCACCACATGCCTGCAACACAACAACAGTTACATCATCATCAGCAAATGTTGCACCATCAGCACCaaatgcagcagcaacaacaacagcaacatcgtCACAATCAGCAGCGTTCACCGCATCATCATGCTACGCCTACTCAACAGCTGCAGCAACAACATCATCAGCCATCACACTCGCCACAACGCGGACGCTTGCAATCACCACAACCTCAACCGTCACAAATGCagcatcaacagcagcagcagcagcaacaacaacaacagcaattgcaacagcagcaacaatatgCGCTACAACAACAAGCGAATGAGCCGGCTTGGGCCAATATTGGATTTAACACAAATTCGATTGGTGTTGTTAACACGCAACAATCCCagccacagcaacaacaaccaccatCCCAACCACAGCAAGGCGTGGTGGGGGGCTCTCCTAGTAGTGAGCTCAAAGACAACCCCACAAAGTTCTACATTGTTGATGCACCCGATTTCCTTGGCCTTCCAATGAATGTCGGCTCCAATGGTGGTGCGACGGGAGCACCAACACCAAACTCCCtttctcaacaacaacaacaacagcaacagcagccttCAGTGGGTTCAGGTGGTGGTGTGAAACAGCAGGAATCACCGATAAGCGGAGAGCTTATCAACTTTCCG AATATGTGGCCAACGGCTGGTCCCACTACATCACAAATGATGTTTGGAGGTagtacacaacaacaacaacagcagcagcagcagcagcagtcacAACAGCAGCCGCAAAACAGTGCACAACCTGGACAAGGTGGTGCCGTTAGTGTTAGTGGTGTTGGCGTTAGTATTGGTGGTGCTGATCCGCATAACTACAACAATATTGGCAGCATACTCACGAATCTTATTGAAACCAATCCACCGCAAATGGAGTATAACTTTGATTTAATGCAGCCAGGGGCCTCGCAAATGGGCGTGTCACAGtcgcagcagcagcatcaacaaAATTCACTTTCAGCtcaccaacagcagcagcagcaacaacaacaacagccacagCATGCACACTCCGCTCATCAACATCAACCCCATCCACATCAACATCAGCAACATCACAGTGCTGCAGCTGCTGCGGCCGCCGGTAATTATGGTGCAGCCGGTTTGATTCGCCACACTAGCATATACGGCTCTCCAAGTGGTGCTTCACTATATGATACTAGCGCTGCTGCTGCCGCAGCTGCGCACCATCACCATCACCTGCCTTCCCATCATCCCAGTCTCGCGGACTTGTCAGAGCAACACCAAAAGAATAGTTTTCAGCCTTATCACCCGCATACCGCATCACACTCACTGAGCGGACACCATCCACTTGCGCCGACCGCTCACCATCCGCTTGCACCACATTTGTTACCGCCTCCGCCACCGCATGCAAGCATCTATGATCGCGGCGTTGGTGGTGGCGGATATCCTGCGATGCTGATGGGTAGTGGCGGTGGTGGTGCTGGTGGCGAAGAGCAAAAAACGGTACTACCACCAATCAGTGATTATATGCATCAcatacaacagcagcaacaacaactgcagtcACAACACCCGCAACAATCGGACCTAGTCTACTATCCAGTGAAAAACGATTGA